A genome region from Chlamydiota bacterium includes the following:
- a CDS encoding ATP-binding protein, whose amino-acid sequence MIHREMSRALAVLAKGYPILAVTGPRQSGKTTLSKAIFPKKPYISMEDPDELELARNDPRGFLSRYPDGAILDEIQRTPHLLSYLQTQVDQDGRMGLFVLTGSQQFGLMAKISQSLAGRVGMVQLLPFSLSELESAKRIPPTLEELMFRGSYPPLYSREVSPQNWYASYMMTYIERDLRQILNVHDLSLFQKFVRMCAARTGQLLNLSSLSNDCGISHNTAKAWLSALEASYILFLLTPYHRNFNKRLVKTPKLYFYDTGLASWLLGIQKKEEIVTHAMRGALFETWVLIELAKGRFNAGLTSNLYFWRDNTGHEVDVLIENGSQLIPIEIKSGQTLSTDYFKGLEKWYQISGEKEKLSYLVYAGAQAQPFKDTKIIPWRQISKIAES is encoded by the coding sequence ATGATCCATCGAGAGATGTCTCGTGCTTTAGCCGTACTTGCCAAAGGATACCCTATACTTGCTGTTACGGGGCCTCGACAATCTGGAAAAACAACCCTTTCAAAAGCTATTTTCCCCAAAAAACCTTATATTTCCATGGAAGATCCTGATGAACTTGAACTCGCAAGAAATGATCCCAGGGGTTTTCTGTCACGTTATCCTGATGGAGCCATCCTCGATGAAATCCAACGCACCCCCCACCTTCTCTCTTATCTTCAAACACAGGTCGATCAAGATGGAAGAATGGGGCTCTTTGTTCTGACAGGATCGCAACAATTTGGACTCATGGCCAAAATCAGTCAATCGCTTGCAGGGCGAGTCGGAATGGTTCAACTCCTTCCCTTTTCCCTTTCAGAGCTTGAGAGTGCTAAAAGAATACCTCCCACGCTTGAAGAACTTATGTTTAGGGGATCATACCCCCCCCTCTATTCACGAGAAGTTTCACCTCAAAACTGGTATGCGAGTTATATGATGACCTATATCGAAAGGGATTTACGCCAAATCCTCAATGTCCATGATCTCTCACTCTTTCAAAAATTTGTCCGCATGTGTGCCGCAAGAACGGGTCAACTTCTCAATTTGTCATCGCTTTCAAATGATTGCGGCATTTCTCACAACACGGCCAAAGCCTGGCTCTCGGCACTTGAGGCAAGCTACATCCTTTTTTTACTGACTCCCTATCATCGCAATTTTAACAAACGCCTTGTAAAAACCCCAAAACTCTACTTCTATGACACAGGTTTGGCATCGTGGCTTTTAGGAATTCAAAAAAAAGAAGAAATTGTAACCCACGCCATGCGGGGAGCTCTTTTTGAAACTTGGGTTCTTATTGAGCTTGCAAAAGGAAGGTTCAACGCAGGACTCACGTCTAATTTGTATTTTTGGCGGGATAACACCGGTCATGAAGTTGACGTTTTGATTGAAAACGGATCCCAATTAATTCCTATTGAAATTAAATCGGGCCAGACCCTTTCAACTGACTATTTTAAGGGACTTGAAAAGTGGTATCAAATCTCTGGAGAAAAAGAAAAATTATCCTATCTCGTCTACGCAGGCGCTCAAGCCCAGCCTTTTAAAGACACCAAAATCATTCCATGGCGACAAATATCCAAAATTGCTGAGTCTTGA
- the ccmA gene encoding heme ABC exporter ATP-binding protein CcmA gives MIPNVSLEICDLTKIFYPVQALSKINFECFSQDALVLLGPNGAGKTTLLKILSTLLKSTSGSIQFNAKPIYENPSLYKKSIGYAGDKLHLYQDLTIEENLKFFSQIYRIEEKKFRVLEILNEFDLIDHREIFIRKLSKGLQQRTDLARAFLHSPSILLLDEPFTHLDQKSTLKVIENLEKFLSQQGLLVLATHQIDLASFFANRWLVLHQGKMIFQTDKVKMTASEIQKIYQELLNHK, from the coding sequence ATGATCCCCAATGTCTCTCTTGAAATTTGCGATTTGACAAAAATTTTTTACCCGGTTCAAGCGCTCTCTAAAATTAATTTTGAATGTTTTTCCCAAGACGCCCTTGTTCTCTTAGGCCCTAATGGTGCGGGTAAAACAACCCTTTTAAAAATTTTATCCACCCTTTTGAAATCAACCTCCGGATCGATTCAATTTAACGCAAAACCTATTTACGAAAATCCATCTCTCTACAAGAAAAGCATAGGTTATGCTGGGGACAAACTCCACCTGTATCAGGATCTCACCATCGAAGAAAATCTTAAATTCTTTTCTCAAATTTATCGCATAGAAGAAAAGAAATTTCGTGTTTTGGAAATACTCAATGAGTTTGATTTAATAGATCACCGTGAAATTTTTATTCGTAAACTCTCGAAGGGGCTCCAGCAAAGGACCGATCTGGCTCGGGCCTTTCTTCATTCACCCTCCATCCTTCTTCTGGACGAACCTTTTACACACTTGGATCAAAAATCGACTTTAAAGGTTATTGAGAACCTGGAAAAATTTTTGTCCCAACAAGGGCTTCTTGTTCTGGCAACTCATCAAATTGATCTTGCCTCTTTTTTTGCAAATCGATGGCTCGTGCTTCATCAGGGGAAAATGATATTTCAAACTGACAAGGTAAAAATGACCGCTTCTGAAATTCAAAAAATTTATCAGGAGCTTTTGAATCACAAATGA
- a CDS encoding zinc ribbon domain-containing protein has product MIETLFFIALAISVVYVLMPLYQSGGSSLLSLPEDPEFSYLEEKRATVYTNLKDLDLDFAIGKVSEVDYQRIRSESKEEAAKILTEMDKLDLQIERELQNRPFRECSSCGKPLPVNAKFCPECGGKI; this is encoded by the coding sequence ATGATTGAAACCCTATTTTTTATAGCGCTTGCAATCAGTGTTGTCTATGTTCTTATGCCTCTTTATCAATCAGGGGGTTCATCCCTTCTTTCTCTTCCTGAGGATCCTGAGTTTTCTTATCTTGAAGAAAAAAGGGCAACGGTTTACACCAACTTAAAAGACCTTGATCTTGACTTTGCTATAGGAAAAGTTTCGGAAGTTGATTATCAAAGAATTCGCTCTGAATCTAAAGAAGAAGCTGCCAAGATTCTTACTGAAATGGATAAACTTGATCTACAGATTGAAAGAGAATTGCAAAACCGCCCTTTCAGGGAGTGTTCTTCTTGCGGCAAACCTCTTCCCGTAAACGCAAAGTTCTGTCCAGAGTGCGGAGGGAAGATATGA
- a CDS encoding four helix bundle protein yields the protein MKSEKLKVKSNPINERSVQYALAIIRLYQELSKKTILAQILGKQLLRSGTSIGANVHEAQGAQSKADFISKISIAHKEALETAYWLRLIEETKIVHSDETKYLKDENHQLVRILSSILITSKESIKVKLKNKLNEA from the coding sequence ATGAAAAGTGAAAAATTAAAAGTTAAATCTAATCCAATTAACGAACGAAGCGTTCAATACGCTCTCGCAATTATTAGACTTTATCAAGAATTATCAAAAAAAACAATCTTAGCCCAAATTCTTGGGAAACAATTGCTAAGGTCTGGTACTTCGATTGGAGCCAATGTCCACGAAGCTCAAGGAGCTCAAAGTAAAGCGGATTTTATCTCAAAAATATCAATCGCGCATAAAGAAGCACTAGAAACAGCTTACTGGCTTCGATTGATTGAAGAAACAAAGATTGTCCATTCTGATGAAACAAAATATCTTAAAGATGAAAACCACCAACTCGTAAGAATTCTCTCCTCTATATTAATCACCTCCAAGGAGAGCATAAAAGTTAAGTTAAAAAATAAGTTAAACGAGGCATAA
- a CDS encoding cytochrome c-type biogenesis protein CcmH, whose protein sequence is MILSKRAILYILSLLPLVLCARDDGLAGLAQTDLQNPSKITIFKSVSEKLVCQCGCFMMLSVCNHENCPSAIPMRKIIEEEIEKGSSESVIIQKFIDQYGIKVLSSPPAHGFNLTAWIMPGLVMMIGLVVVFFFLRRVRKKSFGLPPFSTVDSSMNDRIEKELKEWENDKNN, encoded by the coding sequence ATGATCCTCTCTAAACGAGCCATTTTATATATTTTGAGTCTTCTTCCCCTCGTGTTATGTGCCAGGGACGATGGACTCGCTGGTTTGGCCCAAACAGATCTCCAAAATCCTTCAAAGATCACCATTTTTAAATCTGTCAGTGAGAAGCTTGTTTGCCAATGCGGCTGCTTCATGATGCTTTCAGTTTGCAATCATGAAAATTGCCCTTCGGCCATCCCTATGAGAAAAATAATTGAAGAGGAAATTGAGAAAGGCTCGAGTGAAAGCGTTATCATTCAAAAGTTTATTGATCAATACGGAATCAAAGTGCTATCGTCCCCCCCGGCTCACGGTTTTAATCTAACAGCCTGGATCATGCCAGGACTTGTGATGATGATTGGATTAGTCGTAGTGTTTTTTTTCTTAAGAAGAGTACGAAAAAAATCCTTTGGGCTTCCTCCTTTCTCAACCGTAGACTCTTCAATGAATGATCGAATTGAAAAAGAATTGAAAGAATGGGAAAATGATAAAAACAATTAA
- a CDS encoding heme exporter protein CcmB, with protein MKPAWLIFQKDLLLELRSREILTSMFVFGLLILVLFNFAFEPTSEERLHIIPGILWICYTFGGILGLNRTLSLERENAGLESLSLAPINPSAIFLGKWLTNFIFMTLIQIIILPFLGLFFNISLLPSLASLLLVNLLGTAGFAATGTLFSALALNTRMRDVLLPILLFPISIPMLIGCVECTTLILENHFHLNSTWFKLIVVYDIIFMTTGTLLFEYVLEE; from the coding sequence ATGAAACCAGCCTGGCTTATCTTTCAAAAAGATCTTTTATTAGAACTCAGAAGTCGTGAGATTCTGACGTCCATGTTTGTTTTCGGACTTCTCATTCTTGTTCTTTTTAATTTTGCTTTTGAGCCGACTTCTGAAGAAAGGCTGCATATCATTCCAGGTATTTTATGGATTTGTTATACCTTTGGGGGAATTTTAGGGCTTAATCGAACCTTGAGTCTTGAAAGGGAAAATGCTGGATTAGAAAGTCTTTCATTGGCCCCCATTAATCCCAGCGCTATTTTTTTAGGAAAATGGCTTACAAACTTTATTTTTATGACCTTGATTCAAATAATTATTCTTCCTTTTCTAGGACTTTTTTTTAATATTTCTCTTCTTCCTTCCTTAGCAAGCCTCTTACTGGTTAATCTCTTAGGAACGGCCGGATTTGCGGCAACAGGGACCCTTTTTTCAGCCTTGGCTCTCAATACGCGGATGAGAGACGTTCTCCTGCCTATTCTTCTATTTCCCATCAGCATTCCCATGCTCATTGGGTGTGTAGAATGTACAACACTTATTTTAGAAAATCATTTTCATCTTAACTCTACATGGTTTAAACTGATCGTCGTTTACGATATTATTTTTATGACTACGGGTACTCTGTTATTTGAATATGTATTGGAAGAGTGA